DNA sequence from the Chlamydiales bacterium genome:
CAAGTATGTAAGAAGTTGAACAGAATGCTCTTTCTCTGTTGCTTTAATTTCAATGATAATTTTATTTTCAACCAGGATATCCAAATAAAGTGGTTCTCTAATTTTACACCCTTTGTATATTACATTTAGAGGGGCTTGTGTTTGAATTTGCAATCCTTGCAACGACAATTCATGACATAATGCAGACTCATATACACTTTCAAGCAAACCAGGCCCTCCAAGCACCTTATGGACTTCAATAGCTGCTCCAATAATTTTATAAGACAAATCGTTA
Encoded proteins:
- a CDS encoding GxxExxY protein, encoding NDLSYKIIGAAIEVHKVLGGPGLLESVYESALCHELSLQGLQIQTQAPLNVIYKGCKIREPLYLDILVENKIIIEIKATEKEHSVQLLTYLRLTRHELGLLINFGNKQVKNGVERIINDKL